One genomic window of Sphingobacterium oryzagri includes the following:
- a CDS encoding ABC transporter ATP-binding protein translates to MIKITNLQKYYRTEEVETVALNNVNIHVKEGEFVAVMGPSGCGKSTLLNIVGLLDDLDEGSYLFNNIEVAKFKEGKRSDLRKHNIGFVFQSFNLIDELTVFENVELPLVYTNVPAAERKRRVEEVLEKVQIMHRRNHFPQQLSGGQQQRVAVARAVVNNPKLILADEPTGNLDSSNGNEVMQLLTELNEAGTTIVMVTHSEHDAKFSDRVIRMLDGQVIMETENVEAR, encoded by the coding sequence ATGATCAAAATAACGAACCTCCAAAAATACTACCGCACCGAAGAAGTGGAGACGGTAGCCTTAAACAATGTGAACATTCATGTCAAAGAAGGCGAGTTTGTGGCTGTTATGGGGCCATCAGGTTGCGGAAAATCAACCTTGCTCAATATCGTTGGCCTGCTGGACGACCTCGACGAAGGCAGTTACTTATTCAACAACATTGAGGTTGCTAAATTCAAAGAAGGAAAACGTTCCGATCTACGCAAACATAACATTGGTTTTGTCTTCCAGAGTTTCAACTTGATTGATGAGCTTACCGTATTCGAAAACGTGGAACTTCCTCTAGTTTATACAAATGTTCCTGCAGCTGAGCGCAAGCGACGCGTAGAGGAAGTTTTGGAGAAAGTACAAATTATGCATCGCCGCAACCACTTTCCGCAACAGCTATCCGGCGGTCAGCAGCAGCGTGTGGCCGTGGCACGTGCTGTAGTCAATAATCCGAAATTGATCTTGGCCGATGAGCCGACAGGTAACCTGGACTCTAGCAATGGTAATGAGGTGATGCAATTGCTGACGGAGCTTAACGAAGCCGGCACGACGATCGTGATGGTGACACACAGTGAACATGATGCGAAATTTTCTGATCGCGTGATCCGCATGCTGGATGGCCAGGTGATTATGGAAACGGAGAATGTCGAGGCTCGCTAA